A segment of the Promicromonospora sukumoe genome:
ACCAAGAAGCACTCGATCAACCTCCCCGGCGGCCTGAGCTGGTACAGCAACAACAAGTGACGCGGCGCGGCGGAGGCAGACACCTGCCTCCGCCGGCGACGGCCGCCCCTGGGGGCCGGGGACGCCCGTGATTCCGGGATGTCGGACCGCGTGACTAGAGTGGCGGGCGTGGAGCAAGCCCCCGGGAAGAGCATCCCGCCGTCGTACAGCGCGCAGGACGTCGAGCGCTGGGTGACAGAGCCGCCCAAGTCGCAGGCCCGGACCCCGTTCGAGCGCGACCGCGGGCGCGTGGTGCATTCCTCCGCGCTGCGCCGGCTCGGCGCCAAGACCCAGGTGCTCGGCGCGGGGCACGACGACTTCGTGCGCACCCGCCTGACGCACTCCCTCGAGGTGGCGCAGGTGGGCCGCGGCATGGGCCGCTCGCTCGGCTGCGACCCCGACGTCGTCGACACCGCCTGCCTCACGCACGACCTGGGGCACCCGCCCTTCGGGCACAACGGCGAGACGGCGCTGGCCGAGATCGCCGAGCCGATCGGCGGCTTCGAGGGCAACGCCCAGACCCTGCGCCTGCTGACCCGCCTGGAGCCCAAGGTGATCGGGTTCGACGGCGTCCCCGCCGGCCTCAACCTGACGCGCGCCAGCCTCGACGCGAGCGTCAAGTACCCCTGGGCCTACGGCGCGGGCCCTGCCCGGCCCGACGGCACGGCCAGCCGCAAGTTCGGCGTCTACCCCGACGACGTGCCCGTCTTCACGTGGCTGCGCAAGGACGCGCCCGACGGCGTGAAGTGCCTGGAGGCGCAGGTCATGGACCTCGCCGACGACATCAGCTACTCCGTGCACGACGTCGAGGACGGCGTGGTGGCCGGCCGGATCGACCTGGACCTCATGGCGGACCCCGAGGAGCGGGCGCGCGTCGCCGAGTACGTGCGGTCCTGGTACGGCGAGTGGTACCGGGTCGACGCGATCGACTCCGCCATCGGCCGGCTGCAGGAGTACCTGCGTGGCGAGGGCCACCTGGTGCGGGCCTTTGACGGCTCCCGCGGCTCGCTGGCCTCGCTCAAGGACATGACGAGCCAGCTCATCGGCCGGTTCATCGGTGCGGCCATCGACGCCACGCGCGCCGAGTACGGCGACGGCGCGCTGACGCGGTACGCCGCCCGGCTCGTGGTGCCGGACGAGACCGAGCACGAGATCCTCGCGCTCAAGGGCATCGCCGTGGCCTACGTGATGGCGCCGCGCGGCCAGGAGCCCCGCTACGTGCGCGAGCGGGAGATCCTGACCGACCTGGTGCGCGTGCTGGCCGACCGCGGACCCGACGAGCTGGAGCCGCCGCTCGCGGCGGACTGGCGCGCGGCGTCCGACGACGCCGCGCGCCTGCGCGTGGTGGTGGACCAGGTCGCCTCGCTCACCGACCTGTCCGCCATCGCCCTGCACCGGCGCCTGGTGACACCGGCCTCGTAGGCGAGGGCTCAGCCCTTGACGGAGCCCGCCGTCAGCCCGCCCACGATGTACTTCTGCAGGAACAGGAACAGCGCGAGCACCGGCACCGCCGAGACGACGGCGCCCGCCGTGAACAGGCCCCAGTTGGCGTCCTGCAGCGACGACACCCAACCGTAGAGCCCCACCGCGAGGGTCCAGTTGTCCTCGGACTGGAGCAGCACCCGCGCGATGATGAACTCGCCGAACGTGCTGATGAAGCTGAGCAGCCCCACCACGGCGAGGATCGGCGCGGTCAGGCGCAGCACGATGGTCCAGTAGATCTGGGCGTGCGAGGCGCCGTCGATCTTCGCGGCCTCGTCGATCTCGCGCGGCACGGTGTTGAAGAACCCGTACATGAGGAACGTGTTCACGCCGAGCGCGCCGCCCAGGTACACGCAGATCAGCGAGAGCTTGGAGTCCAGGCCGAGGCCGGGCACCACGTTGCCGAGCGAGATGAGCAGCAGGAAGATCGCCACGAAGGCGAGCATCTGCGGGAACATCTGGATGATCAGCAGGGCCGTGAGCCCCACCCGGCGCCCGCTGAACCGGAACCGCGAGAAGGCGTACGCCGCGGCGGCGCCCATGAGCACGGTGCCGACGCCGGTCGCGACCGCCACCACCAGGGTGTTGGCCATCCAGGTCCAGAACCGCGTGTCGGCGAGCGCCGCGTAGTTGGCCCCCGACACCGACGCGAACAGGTCGTTCGAGCCGGTCAGCGTGCCGCCGTCGGCCAGGGAGGCGGAGACGACGTAGACGAGCGGGAAGCCCGCGTAGACCACGGCGACGACGCCGACGAGGTGCCGCCAGCCGATCTCGGAGAACCAGCGGGCGCGCTGCCCGGGGCGGCGCGGGACGTGTGCGGTGCGCGGGCTCATCAGGCGATCTCCTCGAGCGAGCGGGTGCGCCGGAACGCGAGGGCGGAGATGGTCGCGACCACCACGAAGATGACGATCGACAGGGCGCTGGCCAGGCCGTAGTCCTTGGCCGCTGTGCCGTCGAGCCCGGAGACCGAGTAGACCATCGAGATGAGGATGTCGGTGTGCCCCAGCGGCACCGAGGCGTCGTCGAACCGCGGGCCGCCGCCCGTGAGCATGTAGATCAGCGTGAAGTTGTTGAAGTTGAACGCGAACGACGAGATGAGCAGCGGCGCCGTCGCGACCAGCAGCAGCGGCAGCGTGATGGACCGCCACGTGCGCCAGCGGCCCGCGCCGTCGATCTTCGCGGCCTCCAGCACGTCGGTCGGCAGCGACTGGAGCGCGCCCGTGCAGATCAGGAACATGTACGGGAAGCCGAGCCACAGGTTCACGCCGAGCACCGCCAGCTTGGCGAGCACCGGGTCGGTGAGCCACGGGATCGACGCCCCGCCCAGCAGCACCTCGTTGACGAACCCGTAGGACCGGTTCAGCATGCCCGACCACAGCAGGGCCGCGAGGAACCCGGGGATCGCGTACGGCAGGATCACGAGCGTCCGGTAGATCCGGCGGCCGCGCAGGCGCGCGTCGTTGAACGCGATCGCCAGGAACAGGCCGAGCAGGAACGTGGACGCGACCGACAGCACGGCGAACGCGAACGTCCACACCAGGATCTTGCCGAACGGACCGGCGTA
Coding sequences within it:
- a CDS encoding deoxyguanosinetriphosphate triphosphohydrolase; translated protein: MAGVEQAPGKSIPPSYSAQDVERWVTEPPKSQARTPFERDRGRVVHSSALRRLGAKTQVLGAGHDDFVRTRLTHSLEVAQVGRGMGRSLGCDPDVVDTACLTHDLGHPPFGHNGETALAEIAEPIGGFEGNAQTLRLLTRLEPKVIGFDGVPAGLNLTRASLDASVKYPWAYGAGPARPDGTASRKFGVYPDDVPVFTWLRKDAPDGVKCLEAQVMDLADDISYSVHDVEDGVVAGRIDLDLMADPEERARVAEYVRSWYGEWYRVDAIDSAIGRLQEYLRGEGHLVRAFDGSRGSLASLKDMTSQLIGRFIGAAIDATRAEYGDGALTRYAARLVVPDETEHEILALKGIAVAYVMAPRGQEPRYVREREILTDLVRVLADRGPDELEPPLAADWRAASDDAARLRVVVDQVASLTDLSAIALHRRLVTPAS
- a CDS encoding sugar ABC transporter permease, whose product is MSPRTAHVPRRPGQRARWFSEIGWRHLVGVVAVVYAGFPLVYVVSASLADGGTLTGSNDLFASVSGANYAALADTRFWTWMANTLVVAVATGVGTVLMGAAAAYAFSRFRFSGRRVGLTALLIIQMFPQMLAFVAIFLLLISLGNVVPGLGLDSKLSLICVYLGGALGVNTFLMYGFFNTVPREIDEAAKIDGASHAQIYWTIVLRLTAPILAVVGLLSFISTFGEFIIARVLLQSEDNWTLAVGLYGWVSSLQDANWGLFTAGAVVSAVPVLALFLFLQKYIVGGLTAGSVKG